The DNA segment GCGAAACACCGCCAGGTGTATCGCCTTTTTGAGCGCCCTCTGAAGGTTGGCCCGCCCGAAAGCGATAGTCACGCCACTCCCGTGCGCTGCGGATCATTCCTCTGCCTCGCGACCATCGACCCGCTGCTCGAGATCTCCGAGCACGTCCTCGATCTGGGCCAGCGCCGAGCGCAAGTCGTCGGCGATCTCCTGCGCGAGAAGGTGCGGCTCGGGAAGGCTGGCGGAGTCCTCGAGGCTCTCGTCGCGGAGCCAGAAGACGTCGAGGCTGACCTTGTCGCGGGCAAGGATCTCGTCGTAGGTGAAAGGCCGCCAGCGCCCGTCCGGAGTCTCTTCACTCCACGTCGCCGTGCGACGATTTCGGTCGTCGGGGCGGTAGCACTCGACGAACTCGTCGAGGTCGGCGCGGGTCATGCGCTTCGTCTTGAGCGTGAAGTGCTTGTTCGTGCGGAGGTCGTAGACCCAGACGGTCTTCGTCCAGGGATCCTTCGCCCCAGGCTTGCGGTCGAAGAAGAGCA comes from the bacterium genome and includes:
- a CDS encoding SAM-dependent DNA methyltransferase, translating into IGPDGTDDHEPPIRTDDALRDEPSSHADVVVTNPPFGKKSSITIVNDEGDTDRHTLTYSRPDFWSTTSNKQLNFVQHVKSLLRVHGRAAVVVPDNVLFEGGAGETVRKSLLRECEVHTLLRLPTGIFYAQGVKANVLFFDRKPGAKDPWTKTVWVYDLRTNKHFTLKTKRMTRADLDEFVECYRPDDRNRRTATWSEETPDGRWRPFTYDEILARDKVSLDVFWLRDESLEDSASLPEPHLLAQEIADDLRSALAQIEDVLGDLEQRVDGREAEE